One window of the Eucalyptus grandis isolate ANBG69807.140 chromosome 8, ASM1654582v1, whole genome shotgun sequence genome contains the following:
- the LOC104416190 gene encoding vinorine synthase, whose product MVEIEVTSREAIKPFSTTPHHLKTFDLCLLDQMTLMYYAPVVFFYPTDQFCNPSLPIERAPSTLKESLPEALARFYPLAGRLNRNNLCVDCNDAGILYVEARACGSLLEFIESPDIGLLDEFLPLHGLAPEPHEEAFLLGIQVSVFPCGGIVIGTSSSHKVIDGTTLSAFLRTWAAIATGRPDQAMRAECAAAATLFPRSEVMPSNAQVWIGIPSVKPGKSSARRFLFDTKALSTLKELARSKNVPKPTQVEALTGFLWKHAMRASGAVGGIGSQSALVHSINLRRRLKPPLPKYAIGNIDWKAFAVCDSPGLETELPCLVELVRRSMASVNSDYVEKLRGDRAFLGISKWLEEVNEIYTKARNDCYTFVSWCGMGFNEVDFGLGRPRWLSTGNVGDDAFKNVVILVETWSGDGIEVWIVLEEREMGLLENYGEFFEFASPRTRRASL is encoded by the exons ATGGTGGAGATTGAAGTGACTAGCAGAGAGGCAATCAAGCCTTTCTCTACAACCCCTCACCACCTGAAGACCTTCGATTTATGCCTCCTCGATCAAATGACCCTTATGTACTATGCCCCCGTCGTTTTCTTCTACCCAACTGACCAATTTTGCAATCCCTCCTTGCCCATTGAGAGGGCCCCTAGCACACTGAAGGAATCCCTGCCGGAGGCCCTGGCCCGGTTCTACCCGCTGGCCGGACGGCTTAACCGGAATAACCTCTGTGTCGATTGCAACGATGCCGGCATCCTCTATGTTGAGGCCCGTGCATGCGGCTCGCTCTTGGAATTCATTGAGAGCCCTGACATCGGTCTACTGGACGAGTTCCTCCCGTTGCACGGGCTTGCCCCTGAGCCGCACGAGGAGGCCTTCTTGCTAGGGATCCAAGTGAGCGTGTTCCCTTGCGGGGGGATCGTCATCGGGACGTCCTCCTCGCACAAGGTCATCGATGGGACCACGCTGAGTGCCTTCCTCAGGACGTGGGCTGCCATTGCCACGGGGCGTCCCGATCAAGCGATGCGAGCGGAGTGCGCGGCCGCGGCAACCCTATTCCCGAGGAGCGAGGTGATGCCTAGTAATGCCCAGGTATGGATCGGGATCCCGTCCGTGAAGCCCGGGAAGAGCAGCGCGAGGAGATTTTTATTCGACACCAAAGCCTTGTCAACCTTGAAAGAGCTTGCCAG GAGTAAAAATGTTCCAAAACCAACCCAGGTCGAAGCATTGACAGGATTCCTCTGGAAACATGCAATGAGAGCTTCCGGGGCAGTTGGTGGCATCGGATCGCAGTCGGCCCTGGTCCACTCCATAAATCTCCGGCGCCGGCTTAAACCGCCTCTTCCCAAGTACGCGATCGGGAACATCGACTGGAAGGCATTCGCGGTCTGCGACTCTCCAGGACTGGAGACCGAGTTACCCTGCCTAGTCGAGTTAGTAAGGAGATCGATGGCGAGTGTAAACAGTGATTACGTGGAGAAACTCCGGGGCGACCGGGCATTCCTGGGGATATCGAAATGGCTGGAGGAGGTGAACGAGATCTATACAAAAGCCAGGAACGACTGTTACACGTTCGTGAGCTGGTGCGGCATGGGGTTCAATGAGGTGGACTTTGGTTTGGGAAGGCCTAGATGGTTAAGTACCGGCAACGTTGGGGATGATGCGTTCAAGAACGTGGTCATCCTGGTGGAGACATGGTCTGGTGATGGAATAGAAGTATGGATTGTGCTAGAGGAGCGAGAGATGGGTTTACTGGAGAATTATGGAGAGTTCTTCGAATTCGCTTCTCCGCGAACCCGCCGGGCTTCGCTGTAG